In Rhodamnia argentea isolate NSW1041297 chromosome 4, ASM2092103v1, whole genome shotgun sequence, the following proteins share a genomic window:
- the LOC125314886 gene encoding uncharacterized protein LOC125314886 yields MSNRNRGTRGASSSRAPPVEDPRLDGVIRTLEQIGELMGRQARERAALVAQQAEDRATIIAQAAEAAVAVINATLGNNGNNGNNGQGNGGGNAPAQENPHRAMGQMVEQFLKLKPPRFDGKGDPEMAPRWIEEIEKCFTVLGCSDAEKVTLAVYQLQEIAHDWWRATRVTVFPEGVVPNWNAFSEAFIGKFFSAVAREQKLVEFQNLRQGNMTVEQYEAEFARLSKYAPRMVDNPLDKARRFRDGLQPDLRSQLVALDLQNYEELYRRGQLIERDMRERRKMAPGPRFVPRRDNRNFGKRPMMNNRRFVPPVKKGIGKPTRSNNWNCRLCGRRHGNGPCPGRGGACFRCGKMGHHVRQCIEKAPGDFPQMVRPQGGPQIGAAPQGSQNRPPAQGRVYAVARKDAENAPGVVTGTVLLCGHAAYALVKTVGSSIACGYTLKE; encoded by the exons ATGAGCAACCGCAATAGAGGTACTAGAGGAGCGTCTAGCTCGAGGGCCCCACCAGTAGAAGATCCAAGGCTAGACGGTGTGATTAGGACCTTGGAGCAGATAGGAGAGCTGATGGGTAGGCAGGCTCGGGAAAGAGCTGCCCTCGTGGCACAACAAGCCGAGGATAGGGCCACGATAATAGCTCAAGCTGCTGAGGCCGCCGTTGCTGTGATTAATGCGACGTTAGGGAACAATGGGAATAATGGAAACAATGGCCAGGGAAATGGAGGTGGTAATGCTCCTGCTCAAGAGAATCCTCATAGGGCCATGGGTCAGATGGTGGAGCAATTTCTGAAACTGAAGCCACCTAGGTTTGACGGGAAAGGAGACCCGGAGATGGCTCCTCGTTGGATTGAGGAGATTGAGAAATGCTTCACGGTTCTAGGATGTTCTGACGCTGAAAAAGTGACATTGGCGGTGTACCAACTCCAAGAGATTGCCCATGATTGGTGGAGGGCTACGAGAGTGACCGTTTTCCCTGAAGGAGTGGTGCCTAATTGGAATGCATTCTCTGAGGCATTCATTGGGAAGTTCTTCTCTGCAGTTGCTCGGGAGCAGAAGTTGGTTGAATTTCAGAACTTGCGTCAAGGCAACATGACAGTCGAGCAATATGAAGCGGAGTTTGCAAGGCTGTCTAAGTATGCTCCGCGGATGGTTGATAATCCTTTGGATAAGGCAAGAAGATTCAGAGATGGGCTACAACCTGACCTCCGTAGCCAACTGGTGGCTTTGGACCTGCAGAACTATGAGGAGCTATATAGGCGGGGTCAACTGATTGAAAGGGACatgagggaaagaaggaaaatggccCCTGGACCGCGGTTCGTCCCTCGGAGGGACAATCGTAACTTTGGGAAGAGGCCAATGATGAACAACAGGCGATTTGTTCCTCCAGTGAAGAAAGGAATTGGGAAGCCGACTCGCTCGAACAATTGGAACTGTCGTCTCTGTGGAAGGCGACAtggaaatggaccttgcccCGGTCGGGGAGGTGCCTGTTTCAGATGTGGCAAGATGGGCCACCATGTTAGGCAGTGCATTGAGAAAGCTCCTGGAGATTTTCCACAGATGGTAAGGCCGCAGGGAGGGCCTCAGATTGGAGCTGCTCCACAAGGGAGCCAGAACCGACCGCCGGCGCAAGGAAGAGTCTATGCTGTGGCGCGAAAGGATGCTGAGAATGCGCCCGGCGTAGTCACAGGTACGGTTCTTCTCTGTGGTCATGCtgcttatgcttt AGTTAAAACCGTTGGAAGTAGTATTGCATGTGGCTACACCCTTAAAGAATGA